Proteins from a genomic interval of Aureimonas sp. AU20:
- the trpA gene encoding tryptophan synthase subunit alpha — MTTRIETRFAALQAEGRPALVTFIMAGDPDGDTTLAVLKALPAAGADLIELGMPFSDPMADGPAIQRAGLRALQGGETLGRTLETVRAFREGDAATPIILMGYFNPVYIYGVERFVADAKAAGVDGLIVVDLPPEMDDELCLPAVRGGLNFVRLATPTTDEKRLPAVLKNTSGFVYYVSINGITGSAAPDASAVSAAVQRIKGQTSLPVCVGFGVRTAEQARAIGRHADGVVVGSALVAALEAAVEGGTPAMVEAVTSLVRELADGLSECKLAAA; from the coding sequence ATGACGACACGCATCGAGACGCGCTTTGCCGCCCTGCAGGCCGAGGGCCGGCCCGCGCTCGTGACCTTCATCATGGCGGGGGACCCGGATGGCGATACGACCCTGGCGGTGCTGAAAGCCCTGCCGGCGGCGGGCGCCGACCTCATCGAACTCGGCATGCCCTTTTCCGACCCGATGGCGGATGGCCCGGCCATCCAGCGCGCCGGGCTGCGCGCGCTGCAAGGCGGCGAGACGCTGGGGCGCACGCTGGAGACGGTCCGCGCCTTCCGCGAGGGCGACGCAGCGACGCCGATCATCCTCATGGGCTATTTCAACCCGGTCTATATCTACGGCGTCGAGCGCTTCGTGGCGGATGCCAAGGCCGCCGGGGTCGACGGGCTGATCGTGGTGGACCTGCCGCCGGAGATGGACGACGAACTCTGCCTTCCCGCCGTCCGGGGCGGGCTCAACTTCGTGCGCCTCGCCACGCCCACCACCGACGAGAAGCGCCTTCCCGCCGTTTTGAAGAACACGTCAGGCTTCGTCTACTACGTCTCGATCAACGGCATCACCGGCTCCGCCGCGCCGGACGCCTCGGCCGTCTCGGCTGCGGTGCAGCGCATCAAGGGTCAGACGAGCCTTCCGGTCTGCGTCGGCTTCGGCGTGCGCACGGCCGAGCAGGCCCGCGCCATCGGCCGTCATGCCGACGGCGTCGTGGTCGGCTCCGCGCTCGTCGCGGCCTTGGAGGCGGCGGTCGAGGGTGGCACGCCCGCCATGGTGGAGGCCGTGACCTCGCTGGTGCGTGAACTCGCCGACGGCCTGTCCGAGTGCAAGCTTGCGGCGGCCTGA
- the cutA gene encoding divalent-cation tolerance protein CutA, translating into MQAISIDVTCPDPATAHEIADALLGQNLAACCRIGAPIESRFHWNGAIERSVEVPLAIKTRAELFDRVADVVRELHPYEMPAILGTPLRADAATLRWIADACIASP; encoded by the coding sequence ATGCAGGCGATCTCGATCGACGTGACATGCCCGGACCCGGCGACGGCGCACGAGATCGCCGATGCGTTGCTGGGTCAGAATCTGGCGGCCTGCTGCCGGATCGGCGCGCCGATCGAGAGCCGCTTCCACTGGAACGGCGCGATCGAGCGGTCGGTGGAAGTGCCGCTGGCGATCAAGACGCGGGCCGAACTCTTCGACCGCGTGGCGGACGTGGTGCGCGAGCTGCACCCCTACGAGATGCCGGCGATTCTCGGAACGCCGCTTCGCGCGGACGCCGCCACCTTGAGATGGATCGCGGACGCCTGTATCGCATCCCCTTGA
- the addA gene encoding double-strand break repair helicase AddA, which yields MNIVVQSAEDPQRIASDPSRSVFVAANAGSGKTHVLTERVVRLLLSGAEPSRILCLTYTKAAAAEMQTRVFARLAAWTTMEEEALARALEALERKRPSRERIAKARRLFACALETPGGLKIQTIHAFCEAILHQFPIEANIPGHFEVMDETESALLLAEARRMFVAGSTDDPADPERAALTLAFADALTLAGEWGLDALLGEIVSKRDRIRRHLDAVGGLEGAVPVLRKALGLKEGDDEASILAGAIDPPGLEESFREALAEAAGRSNKATDAKLLEKLNAFEAAETPLRRFEALRELVQKKDGGRYKPSSVATKAVADTFADFADRLEEAADYVDAACERLATLRLFRASRAALAIAEKLEGDYGALKRKRGRLDFEDLIVRTADLLLRAEASSWVHFKLDQGIDHVLVDEAQDTSPRQWEVVRQLVEEFFAGGAARQMPRTIFAVGDEKQSIYSFQGASPAMFTNERLNLQRLAEAAGLPFERVELHRSFRSVADVLNAVDQVFAEPADRRGLTFGGEPPVHVSARGAEPGLIEVWPAVVPTVRAVSDDWLDPIDHEPEASPANRLARRIAGTIRDWIGQPISVKGERRPIGPGDVLVLVRKRSGFVGAMGAALREAAIPVAGADRLTITDHIAVSDLVALGRIVSNAEDELSLAAVLKSPLFGFTDDDLMALALSRSTERRAEPLYLALRFLTFRGAEKRLPDFVKGPAREALLVKASAAFKRLEELRRRAGFETVFTFFARILGPEGGRAALVARLGRDAGDVVDAFLDLALAEESAGRGGLDAFLSDLEASPPEIKRETEGGRGEVRIMTTHASKGLEAPVVFLVDPGSAPFSHSHGAKLLEWTDMPGLPPGQPPGFLWCPESALRNDVVRALQEGERARAEDEYRRLLYVGMTRAADRLVVCGLSGTRGPDDASWLQRVEAALGPHAREIKDPETGERMALRLGGDPQGERLAPAAQAPAQPRSRAIDLSPLPPEPPPPRPLAPSTAGGAHRIETLEELDIRPREAAADLGPDALSPVLGGGREPGLAIRRGTLVHKLLQILPDIASEDREERARLFLGAAGAFLPEEEREAVLAKTCGLLKDPRFAAYFADGSRAEVSVSGRLELGGHSYVVNGSIDRLRVEDGVVRILDYKTNRVFTDRPEEVPPPYVLQLALYRELLKPLYPQAEIRAALLYTEGPALVEIPAEALDRALAARAKRAEGGEARG from the coding sequence ATGAACATCGTCGTGCAAAGCGCCGAGGACCCGCAGCGCATCGCCTCCGACCCGTCCCGCTCCGTGTTCGTGGCGGCCAATGCCGGCTCGGGCAAGACGCATGTGCTCACCGAGCGCGTGGTGCGCCTGCTGCTGTCGGGCGCCGAGCCCTCGCGCATCCTATGCCTGACCTACACCAAGGCCGCCGCCGCCGAGATGCAGACCCGCGTCTTCGCGCGCCTCGCCGCCTGGACCACGATGGAGGAGGAAGCGCTGGCCCGCGCGCTGGAGGCGCTGGAGCGCAAGCGCCCGTCGCGCGAGCGGATCGCAAAGGCGCGCCGGCTCTTCGCCTGCGCGCTGGAAACGCCGGGCGGCTTGAAGATCCAGACGATCCACGCATTCTGCGAGGCGATCCTCCACCAGTTTCCGATCGAGGCCAACATTCCCGGCCATTTCGAGGTGATGGACGAGACCGAGAGCGCCCTGCTCCTGGCCGAGGCGCGGCGCATGTTCGTGGCCGGCTCCACGGACGATCCCGCCGACCCCGAGCGCGCCGCCCTGACGTTGGCCTTTGCCGACGCGCTGACCCTGGCGGGCGAATGGGGGCTCGACGCGCTGCTCGGCGAGATCGTCTCCAAGCGCGACCGCATCCGCCGCCATCTCGACGCCGTGGGCGGGCTGGAGGGCGCGGTGCCGGTGCTGCGCAAGGCGCTGGGCCTCAAGGAAGGCGACGACGAGGCGTCGATCCTCGCCGGCGCGATCGACCCGCCGGGCCTGGAGGAGAGTTTTCGCGAGGCGCTGGCGGAAGCGGCCGGGCGCTCCAATAAGGCGACCGACGCCAAGCTTCTGGAAAAGCTCAACGCCTTCGAGGCGGCCGAGACGCCCCTGCGCCGCTTCGAGGCGCTGCGCGAGCTCGTGCAGAAGAAGGATGGCGGGCGCTACAAGCCCTCCTCCGTTGCCACCAAGGCGGTGGCCGACACGTTTGCCGACTTCGCGGATCGGCTGGAAGAGGCGGCGGACTATGTGGACGCCGCCTGCGAGCGGCTCGCCACGCTGCGTCTCTTTCGCGCCAGCCGCGCCGCGCTCGCCATCGCCGAAAAGCTGGAGGGCGACTACGGCGCCCTGAAGCGCAAGCGGGGGCGGCTCGATTTCGAAGACCTGATCGTTCGCACGGCCGACCTCCTCCTGCGGGCGGAAGCGTCGAGCTGGGTGCATTTCAAGCTCGACCAGGGCATCGACCATGTGCTGGTGGACGAGGCGCAGGACACGAGCCCGCGCCAGTGGGAGGTGGTGCGCCAGCTGGTCGAGGAGTTCTTCGCCGGCGGCGCCGCGCGCCAGATGCCGCGCACGATCTTCGCGGTGGGCGACGAGAAGCAGTCGATCTATTCCTTTCAGGGCGCCTCGCCCGCCATGTTCACCAACGAGCGGCTGAACCTCCAGCGCCTGGCGGAAGCCGCCGGCCTGCCCTTCGAGCGGGTCGAGTTGCACCGCTCCTTCCGCTCGGTGGCGGACGTGCTCAACGCCGTGGACCAGGTCTTCGCCGAGCCGGCCGACCGGCGCGGGCTCACCTTCGGCGGCGAGCCGCCGGTGCATGTCTCGGCGCGCGGCGCGGAGCCGGGGCTGATCGAGGTCTGGCCGGCGGTCGTGCCGACCGTCCGCGCCGTGTCCGACGACTGGCTCGATCCGATCGACCATGAGCCCGAAGCCTCGCCCGCCAACCGGCTCGCGCGCCGCATCGCCGGCACGATCCGCGACTGGATCGGCCAGCCCATCAGCGTGAAGGGCGAGCGGCGGCCGATCGGGCCGGGCGACGTTCTGGTTCTCGTGCGCAAGCGCTCCGGCTTCGTCGGCGCCATGGGCGCGGCGCTGCGCGAGGCCGCCATTCCCGTGGCCGGTGCCGACCGGCTGACGATCACCGACCATATCGCCGTGTCCGACCTCGTGGCGCTTGGGCGCATCGTCTCCAATGCGGAGGACGAGCTGTCGCTCGCCGCCGTTCTGAAGAGCCCGCTCTTCGGCTTCACCGACGACGACCTGATGGCGCTGGCGCTCTCGCGATCGACGGAAAGGCGCGCTGAGCCGCTTTATCTCGCGCTACGCTTTCTGACCTTCCGGGGCGCGGAAAAGCGCTTGCCGGACTTCGTCAAAGGCCCGGCGCGCGAGGCGCTGCTGGTCAAGGCGAGCGCAGCCTTCAAGCGACTGGAGGAGCTGCGCCGGCGCGCCGGCTTCGAGACGGTCTTCACCTTCTTCGCCCGCATTCTCGGCCCCGAGGGCGGGCGCGCGGCGCTGGTGGCCCGGCTCGGGCGCGATGCCGGAGACGTGGTGGACGCGTTTCTCGACCTGGCGCTGGCCGAAGAATCGGCCGGGCGCGGTGGGCTCGACGCCTTCCTGTCCGATCTCGAAGCCTCGCCGCCCGAGATCAAGCGGGAGACCGAGGGCGGGCGCGGCGAGGTGCGCATCATGACGACCCACGCCTCCAAGGGGCTGGAAGCGCCGGTCGTGTTTCTGGTGGACCCCGGCTCGGCCCCGTTCAGCCACAGCCACGGCGCCAAGCTTCTGGAATGGACCGACATGCCGGGCCTGCCCCCCGGCCAGCCGCCGGGCTTTCTCTGGTGCCCGGAATCGGCGCTGCGCAACGACGTGGTACGTGCGCTTCAGGAAGGCGAGCGGGCCCGGGCCGAGGACGAATATCGCCGGCTTCTCTATGTCGGCATGACGCGCGCGGCCGACCGGCTGGTGGTCTGCGGCCTGTCGGGCACACGCGGGCCGGACGACGCCTCCTGGCTGCAGCGCGTGGAGGCCGCGCTCGGCCCCCATGCGCGCGAGATCAAGGACCCCGAGACCGGCGAGCGGATGGCGCTGCGGCTCGGCGGCGATCCGCAGGGCGAAAGGCTGGCACCGGCTGCGCAGGCGCCCGCGCAGCCCCGCTCCCGCGCCATCGACCTCTCCCCCCTCCCGCCCGAGCCGCCCCCGCCCCGCCCGCTTGCCCCTTCCACAGCCGGCGGCGCGCATCGCATCGAGACGCTGGAGGAACTCGACATCCGGCCGCGCGAGGCGGCAGCGGATCTCGGCCCCGACGCGCTTTCGCCGGTTCTGGGCGGAGGGCGCGAGCCGGGCCTTGCGATCCGGCGCGGCACGCTGGTCCACAAGCTTCTGCAGATCCTGCCCGACATCGCGAGCGAGGACCGGGAAGAGCGCGCGCGACTGTTTCTGGGCGCGGCGGGCGCCTTCCTGCCGGAGGAGGAGCGGGAGGCGGTGCTGGCCAAGACCTGCGGCCTCCTGAAAGACCCGCGCTTCGCCGCCTATTTCGCGGACGGAAGCCGGGCGGAAGTCTCGGTCTCCGGCCGGCTGGAGCTGGGCGGCCATTCCTATGTCGTGAACGGCTCGATCGACCGGCTGCGCGTTGAAGACGGGGTGGTTCGCATCCTCGACTATAAGACGAACAGAGTGTTCACCGATCGGCCGGAGGAGGTTCCCCCGCCCTACGTGCTTCAGCTCGCGCTCTATCGCGAACTGTTGAAGCCCTTGTACCCGCAGGCGGAAATCCGCGCCGCGCTGCTCTACACCGAAGGGCCGGCGCTGGTGGAAATCCCGGCCGAGGCGCTGGACCGGGCGCTGGCCGCGCGCGCCAAGCGGGCGGAAGGGGGCGAGGCCCGGGGCTGA
- the accD gene encoding acetyl-CoA carboxylase, carboxyltransferase subunit beta: protein MNWITNYVRPKLTSLLGQPSREVPENLWIKCPETGEMVFHKDLEANQFVIPSSNVHMKIGARDRLTHFFDNGVFEEIALEKVPLDPLKFRDSKRYTDRLKEYKAKTGLEDSVLVAAGEIETLPVVAAVQDFAFMGGSLGMAAGEAIVTAAETAVDRKRPLVLFAGSGGARMQEGILSLMQLPRTTVAVDMVKDAGLPYIVILTNPTTGGVTASYAMLGDVHIAEPGAVIGFAGARVIEQTIREKLPEGFQRSEYLMEHGMVDMVVHRHELKGTIARLLKVLTKTPVALLPPPPEAGGEATAALESA, encoded by the coding sequence ATGAACTGGATCACCAACTACGTCCGCCCCAAGCTCACCAGCCTTCTCGGCCAGCCCTCGCGCGAGGTGCCGGAGAATCTCTGGATCAAGTGCCCGGAAACGGGCGAGATGGTGTTCCACAAGGATCTGGAGGCGAACCAGTTCGTCATCCCGTCCTCCAACGTCCATATGAAGATCGGGGCGCGGGACCGGCTGACGCATTTCTTCGACAATGGCGTCTTCGAGGAGATCGCCCTGGAGAAGGTGCCGCTCGATCCGCTGAAGTTCCGCGATTCGAAGCGCTACACGGACCGGCTGAAGGAATACAAGGCCAAGACGGGCCTCGAGGACTCCGTGCTGGTGGCCGCCGGCGAGATCGAGACGCTGCCGGTCGTCGCCGCCGTGCAGGACTTCGCCTTCATGGGCGGCTCGCTCGGCATGGCGGCGGGCGAGGCGATCGTCACCGCCGCCGAGACGGCGGTGGACCGCAAGCGCCCCCTCGTCCTCTTCGCCGGCTCGGGCGGCGCGCGCATGCAGGAGGGCATCCTGTCGCTCATGCAGTTGCCGCGCACCACGGTGGCGGTGGACATGGTGAAGGACGCCGGCCTCCCCTATATCGTCATCCTCACCAATCCGACGACCGGCGGCGTCACCGCCTCCTACGCCATGCTGGGCGACGTGCACATCGCCGAGCCCGGCGCGGTGATCGGCTTTGCCGGCGCGCGCGTGATCGAGCAGACGATCCGCGAGAAGCTGCCCGAGGGCTTCCAGCGCTCGGAATATCTGATGGAACACGGCATGGTGGACATGGTGGTCCACCGGCACGAGCTGAAGGGAACGATCGCCCGGCTCCTCAAGGTGCTGACCAAGACGCCCGTCGCGCTTCTGCCCCCGCCCCCGGAGGCGGGCGGCGAGGCTACTGCCGCGCTCGAATCGGCCTGA
- the trpB gene encoding tryptophan synthase subunit beta encodes MTEIPIPNSFKLGPNEEGLFGLFGGRFVAETLMPIILDLEAAYKAAKTDEGFLAELADLQTHYTGRPSPLYFAERLTREFGGARVYFKREELNHTGSHKINNCLGQILLARRMGKTRIIAETGAGQHGVATATVCARFGMPCVVFMGATDVERQKPNVFRMKLLGAEVRAVTAGAGTLKDAMNEALRDWVTNVEDTYYLIGTAAGPHPYPAMVRDFQQIIGDETRRQMLEETGALPDAVVACVGGGSNAIGMFRAFLDDPSVAIFGAEAGGHGLEVENGHAASMSGGRPGVLHGNRTYLLQDEHGQILEGHSISAGLDYPGVGPEHAWLRDTGRVSYVPVTDREAVDAFHLCTRLEGIIPALESAHGLAHVAKLAPTMRPDQSIVLCLSGRGDKDVHTIAKSMGLEI; translated from the coding sequence ATGACCGAGATCCCGATCCCCAACTCCTTCAAGCTCGGCCCGAACGAGGAAGGTCTCTTCGGCCTGTTCGGCGGGCGCTTCGTCGCCGAAACGCTGATGCCGATCATTCTGGATCTGGAAGCGGCCTATAAGGCGGCCAAGACCGACGAGGGCTTCCTCGCCGAGCTCGCCGACCTGCAGACACACTATACCGGCCGTCCGAGCCCGCTCTATTTCGCCGAGCGGCTGACGCGCGAGTTCGGCGGCGCCCGCGTTTACTTCAAGCGCGAGGAGCTGAACCACACCGGCTCCCACAAGATCAACAATTGCCTCGGGCAGATCCTGCTCGCGCGGCGCATGGGCAAGACGCGCATCATCGCCGAGACCGGCGCCGGCCAGCATGGCGTGGCGACGGCGACCGTCTGCGCCCGCTTCGGCATGCCCTGCGTCGTCTTCATGGGTGCGACCGATGTGGAGCGCCAGAAGCCCAACGTCTTCCGCATGAAGCTTCTCGGCGCCGAGGTTCGGGCGGTGACGGCCGGCGCCGGTACGCTGAAGGATGCGATGAACGAGGCACTGCGCGACTGGGTGACCAATGTCGAGGACACCTATTACCTGATCGGCACCGCCGCCGGGCCGCATCCCTATCCCGCTATGGTGCGTGACTTCCAGCAGATCATCGGCGACGAGACGCGGCGCCAGATGCTGGAAGAGACCGGCGCGCTGCCGGACGCGGTGGTCGCCTGCGTCGGCGGCGGCTCCAACGCCATCGGCATGTTCCGCGCCTTCCTGGACGATCCCTCCGTCGCCATCTTCGGCGCGGAAGCCGGCGGCCACGGGCTGGAGGTCGAAAACGGCCACGCCGCCTCCATGAGCGGCGGGCGCCCCGGCGTCCTCCATGGCAACCGCACCTATCTCCTGCAGGACGAGCACGGGCAGATCCTGGAAGGCCATTCCATCTCGGCCGGTCTCGACTATCCCGGCGTCGGCCCGGAGCACGCGTGGCTGCGCGACACCGGCCGCGTGTCCTACGTGCCGGTGACGGACAGGGAAGCGGTGGACGCGTTCCACCTCTGCACCCGTCTGGAGGGCATCATTCCGGCGCTGGAATCGGCCCATGGCCTCGCCCATGTCGCCAAACTCGCGCCCACCATGCGCCCCGACCAGTCCATCGTCCTCTGCCTGTCGGGCCGGGGCGATAAGGATGTGCACACGATCGCCAAGTCCATGGGGCTGGAGATCTAG
- a CDS encoding DUF2852 domain-containing protein, with amino-acid sequence MKSHALIRPAWTPATIALMVLGFMAYWPLGLAVLAYILWGDRLEAFRFDVNRATDRVVDGFRRSGARVPFGATATGNLAFDEWRDAELKRLDEERRRLDDAGAEFESYARELRRAKDREEFDRFMSQRGRRAGAVDADVVRG; translated from the coding sequence ATGAAGTCTCACGCATTGATCCGCCCCGCCTGGACCCCCGCGACGATCGCGCTGATGGTTCTGGGCTTCATGGCCTATTGGCCGCTCGGCCTCGCCGTTCTCGCCTACATCCTCTGGGGCGACCGGCTAGAGGCGTTCCGCTTCGACGTGAACCGCGCGACCGACCGGGTCGTGGACGGCTTCCGCCGCTCGGGCGCCAGGGTTCCCTTCGGGGCCACCGCCACCGGCAATCTCGCCTTCGACGAATGGCGCGATGCCGAGCTGAAGCGCCTTGACGAGGAGCGCCGCCGGCTGGACGACGCCGGCGCCGAGTTCGAGTCCTATGCGCGCGAACTGCGCCGCGCCAAGGATCGCGAGGAGTTCGACCGCTTCATGAGCCAGCGCGGCCGCCGCGCCGGCGCGGTGGATGCGGACGTCGTGCGAGGCTAA
- the trxA gene encoding thioredoxin, whose amino-acid sequence MATKKTDNSNFQSDVLQNAKPVVVDFWAEWCGPCKMIAPALEEISEEMGAVDIVKVNIDENPDLAAQFGVRSIPTLMLFKNGEQASVQVGAAPKSKLVAWINSNVAA is encoded by the coding sequence ATGGCCACGAAGAAGACCGACAACAGCAACTTCCAGTCCGACGTCCTCCAGAACGCCAAGCCCGTGGTGGTGGACTTCTGGGCGGAGTGGTGCGGCCCCTGCAAGATGATCGCCCCGGCCTTGGAAGAGATTTCCGAAGAGATGGGCGCCGTCGACATCGTGAAAGTGAATATCGACGAGAACCCGGACCTCGCCGCCCAGTTCGGCGTGCGCTCGATCCCGACGCTCATGCTCTTCAAGAACGGCGAGCAGGCCTCGGTCCAGGTCGGCGCGGCGCCCAAATCCAAGCTCGTCGCCTGGATCAATTCCAACGTCGCCGCCTGA
- a CDS encoding bifunctional folylpolyglutamate synthase/dihydrofolate synthase: MTSAPSLADREIGKLLELHPKGFDLKLDRIVRLLADLGAPQDRLAPVIHIAGTNGKGSTTAFCRAILEAAGKAAHVHTSPHLVDWHERYRIGRAGGRGELVSDEALAEAIRRVASANADRPITVFELLTAVTFLLFSENPADAVLLEVGLGGRFDATNVIEKPAVSVVTSISLDHQSFLGDTVEQIAAEKAGIFKRGAPVVIGPQTSTGALDVLCTQAQRTGAPVHVYGQDFLAYEEHGRLVFQDERGLLDLPMPRLAGRHQIGNAATAIAALRAAGFDPSQAAIEAGLTRVEWPGRLQRVTSGRLFELCVPGSELWLDGGHNPGAGTVVAEALADMEDRVQRPLFLITGMLNTKEPVGFFEAFAGMARHVFTVPIRSSDSGLSADELADAASEAGLEAEPCDSVEEAIRLVSTGWQSSPAPRFIVCGSLYLVGEVLRESGLAPR, translated from the coding sequence GTGACATCCGCCCCCAGCCTTGCCGATCGGGAGATCGGCAAGCTTCTCGAGCTTCATCCCAAGGGCTTCGACCTGAAGCTCGACCGGATCGTCCGGCTGCTCGCCGATCTCGGCGCGCCGCAGGACAGGCTCGCGCCCGTGATCCACATTGCCGGCACGAACGGCAAGGGCTCCACCACCGCCTTCTGCCGCGCGATCCTGGAGGCGGCGGGCAAGGCCGCTCATGTCCACACCTCGCCCCATCTCGTCGACTGGCACGAGCGCTACCGGATCGGCCGGGCCGGCGGGCGCGGCGAACTCGTTTCCGACGAGGCGCTGGCGGAGGCGATCCGGCGGGTCGCGAGCGCCAACGCGGACAGGCCCATCACCGTCTTCGAGCTTCTGACGGCGGTCACTTTCCTGCTTTTTTCCGAGAACCCGGCCGACGCGGTTCTTCTGGAAGTCGGCCTCGGCGGGCGCTTCGACGCGACCAACGTGATCGAGAAGCCGGCGGTCAGCGTGGTCACCTCCATCTCGCTCGACCACCAGAGCTTTCTTGGCGACACGGTGGAACAGATCGCGGCCGAGAAGGCCGGCATCTTCAAGCGCGGCGCGCCCGTGGTGATTGGCCCGCAGACCAGCACGGGCGCGCTCGACGTCCTGTGCACACAGGCCCAGCGCACCGGCGCGCCCGTTCATGTCTACGGGCAGGATTTCCTCGCCTACGAGGAGCATGGGCGCCTCGTGTTTCAGGACGAGCGCGGCCTTCTCGACCTGCCGATGCCGCGCCTGGCCGGCCGGCATCAGATCGGCAATGCCGCTACTGCCATCGCGGCGCTGCGCGCGGCGGGCTTCGACCCCTCGCAGGCGGCGATCGAGGCGGGGCTGACGCGGGTGGAATGGCCGGGTCGGCTGCAGCGCGTCACTTCGGGGCGCCTGTTCGAGCTCTGCGTGCCGGGCTCGGAACTTTGGCTCGACGGCGGCCATAATCCGGGCGCGGGAACGGTGGTGGCCGAGGCGCTGGCCGATATGGAAGACCGCGTGCAGCGGCCCCTCTTCCTCATCACCGGTATGCTCAACACCAAGGAGCCGGTCGGCTTCTTCGAGGCCTTCGCCGGCATGGCGCGGCATGTCTTCACCGTGCCGATCCGCTCGTCCGACAGCGGCCTATCGGCCGACGAGCTGGCCGACGCGGCGAGCGAGGCGGGCCTCGAGGCCGAGCCCTGCGACAGTGTGGAAGAGGCGATCCGGCTGGTGTCCACCGGCTGGCAGTCGAGCCCCGCGCCGCGCTTCATCGTCTGCGGCTCGCTTTATCTCGTCGGCGAGGTCCTGCGCGAAAGCGGCCTCGCGCCGCGCTGA
- a CDS encoding phosphoribosylanthranilate isomerase encodes MTRPHIKICGLKTEADIDTVLGRGGAEIGFIHFAPSPRHLELEAMMRLRAHVVGRAAVTVVTVNADDETLTRIASRLRPDTLQLHGSESPARVAEIAALTGLPVMKAISVSTREDLEAVARFRPVADRILLDAKRPKGSVLPGGNGVSFDWDLLDALGEDRRFLLSGGINPTNVGEAMRRVRPQGLDVSSGVESAPGQKDAGLIHHLFDALDAASAADAPDASSSLERRFA; translated from the coding sequence GTGACACGACCGCATATCAAGATCTGCGGACTGAAGACCGAGGCCGATATCGACACCGTGCTGGGGCGCGGCGGCGCGGAGATCGGCTTCATCCATTTCGCCCCCAGCCCGCGCCATCTGGAGTTGGAGGCGATGATGCGCCTTCGTGCCCATGTAGTGGGCCGGGCGGCGGTCACCGTCGTCACCGTGAATGCCGACGACGAGACGCTGACGCGCATCGCCAGCCGCCTGCGGCCCGACACGCTGCAACTGCACGGCTCCGAGTCGCCCGCCCGTGTCGCCGAAATCGCGGCGCTGACCGGGCTTCCCGTCATGAAGGCGATCTCCGTCTCGACGCGCGAGGATCTGGAGGCGGTCGCCCGCTTTCGCCCCGTGGCCGACCGCATCCTGCTCGACGCCAAGCGGCCCAAGGGCTCGGTTCTTCCCGGCGGCAACGGCGTGTCCTTCGACTGGGACCTGCTCGACGCGCTGGGCGAGGATCGCCGCTTTCTTCTTTCGGGCGGCATCAATCCGACGAATGTCGGGGAAGCCATGCGCCGCGTGCGCCCGCAGGGGCTCGACGTTTCCTCCGGCGTGGAAAGCGCGCCGGGCCAGAAGGACGCCGGCCTCATCCACCATCTATTCGACGCGCTCGACGCCGCTTCGGCGGCCGATGCGCCCGACGCTTCCTCCAGCCTTGAGCGACGCTTCGCATGA
- a CDS encoding M48 family metallopeptidase — protein MKRLLPTARKPVLPDALLVAERRVPLEVREHPTARRIVLRIAPGGVGVRLTVPRRTARATILDFLERHRGWVEERLGPEPEIVASGARLPFRGGTLLIAHDPARRLARLDPPLAEGEPWILHVGGEAAHTGRRVADALKREARRDLEAAVERHAGALGLRPRAISLKDTTSRWGSCTADRRLSFSWRIVMAPPFVLDYLVAHEMAHLREMNHGPRFWALCRTLCPGMDAGRNWLRAEGSGLHAWRFSSDPAQKAL, from the coding sequence TTGAAACGTCTTCTCCCCACCGCTCGCAAGCCCGTCCTGCCGGATGCGCTGCTCGTCGCCGAACGGCGCGTGCCGCTGGAGGTGCGCGAGCATCCCACGGCCCGGCGCATCGTGCTGCGTATCGCACCGGGCGGGGTGGGCGTGCGGCTGACCGTGCCGCGCCGCACGGCCCGCGCCACGATCCTCGATTTTCTGGAGCGCCATCGCGGCTGGGTGGAAGAGCGGCTCGGCCCGGAGCCCGAGATCGTGGCAAGCGGCGCGCGCCTGCCGTTTCGCGGCGGCACACTGTTGATCGCGCACGACCCCGCCCGCCGACTTGCCCGGCTCGACCCTCCGTTGGCTGAGGGCGAGCCCTGGATTCTCCATGTCGGGGGCGAGGCGGCCCATACCGGTCGGCGCGTTGCCGACGCCCTGAAGCGCGAGGCGCGGCGCGATCTGGAGGCGGCGGTGGAGCGCCATGCCGGCGCGCTCGGCCTTCGCCCGCGTGCCATTTCGCTGAAGGACACGACCAGCCGCTGGGGCTCCTGCACGGCCGACCGCCGCCTGTCCTTCTCCTGGCGCATCGTCATGGCGCCGCCCTTCGTGCTGGACTATCTCGTGGCGCACGAGATGGCGCATCTCAGGGAAATGAACCACGGGCCGCGCTTCTGGGCGCTATGCCGCACGCTCTGCCCGGGCATGGATGCGGGGCGGAACTGGCTGCGGGCGGAGGGCTCCGGCCTCCATGCCTGGCGCTTTTCGTCCGACCCCGCGCAAAAGGCGCTGTGA